The genomic region GAACTACATCCCGAAAGCCCCGCTTAATCCCGATAATTATCGGGATGCGGGGGGATTAGTCCCTTTCTTTTGGACTATTATATATTGAGTTTCGGTATTTCAAGGTTTTTGTATATAGCATTGGCATCATGTAGCGAAGTTAAATCTATGCTATATCTAGCAGGAAAACTTAAATATATTAATATCGAACAAAGAGACAATCTGCTAAAACTTGGTGAGGAAATATCTAGTATCATCAGAGGACTTATCAAATCTATGAAATAAAGTAAATAGCTTTCTATTCCCCACTAATACCCGCTGAATGGTACTTACTCCTTACCTCTTATTAATTCGTACTATATAACTCTCCCACACCATCACCAATAGCAACATCATCGCCACAAACTGGTGACTGACGCCCAGCCACAGCAGTTCTTGTTTTATACCTGAATGTAAAACGGTAAATACGCCCAATACTATTTGTAAGCTAACAACTGCAAGTGGAAGCCATTTTGTTTTGTTAAAAAGCTTGTCCCGATAGCTATCGGGATTAGCGTTTTTATATGCTCTGTAAGTCCATAAACAAATCATGATAAATAATATATATGCCAATCCACGGTGGATGAACTGTATCATAATTTCGTTCTCGAATATATTTATAATACTTGGTGACTTTTTGAAAAGTATATCTCCACTGGGTATAATGGCTGTATTAATATCAGGCCACGTGGGAGCGAATGTTCCCGCTTTCAATCCCGCCATAAAAGCTCCATAGATAAGTTGTACTGTTAGTAAAACTATGATAGAGATAGATAATTTATATAGGGGTTTGGAGTTTATTCTATATTCTTCTTTCACCAACATTTTCATCGCAAACCAAAATGTATAGCATAATACAATTAATGCCAACATAAAATGTGTGGCCAATTCATAATGCCGTACATATAATAAATTGCTTCCATGCAGACCAGTTGCCACCATTATCCAGCCTACGAGTCCTTGCAATGCTCCCAATCCAAATAAAACCAGTAGCGGATTCACCATCCACTTTTGAAAACGTTTTTGTAAAATAAATATAATAAAAGGGATGATAAATACTATTCCGATAAATCGTGCCCAAACTCTGTGCAACCATTCCCAAAAATATATATATTTAAAATCGGAAACGGTAAATGAAGAATTGATAGTTTTGAATTGAGCAGTTTGTTTGTATCCTTCAAAAGCTTGCTCCCATTGGGTATCGTCCATTGGCGGTAAGCTACCTGTAACCAAATCCCATCGAGTAATGGAAAGTCCGCTGCCTGTGAGGCGTGTAATGCCGCCTAACAATACTTGTATCATAATCATGCTAACGCCCACCAGTAGCCAGATAGCAATGGGTCGCTGAGATAATTTTTTGTCAGTCATTGGTTGCAAAGGTATAATGGAAATAGGGAAGTCGAGTTGAATGTCGGGTCTTACGACCCGACACGCAGAAAGGAGATTGATTTTTTGTTGTAGGGATTATATCATTTTCAATAATATATTAATTTCGTTGATGGGGAACTCAAAAATAATTTCACTATCAATTCAACAATATTGTGGATAAATGCGAGAACATCGACTGCTAAGGTACATACAACTAAAAATGCTAACATACCAGTATAATAATTTTTCATAAGGCCCAAAGTAAATAAAATTAATATACCTATATGAATACAATTTAGTAAAAAAGTATTTATTCAAAATAATTCAAGCTAAAGCATAAAAAAGACTCACAGTTCATTTGTAATAAAAATAAGAAAAACTTTGTTACTATTCATACAGTCGCTTTATAAATCACCTCTCAAACTCCAACCTCTGTCCCGCCAAAACCGCATGCAGATTGCCGTTATCAAACACCATTTCCCCATTCACAAAAGTATATAATATTGTACTACTGAAAGTTGTATTCTCAAGCGGGCTCCAACCACATTTGTATAATATATTTTCTTTGGTTACAATATAATATTGGTTCAAATCAACGAGTACCAAATCCGCAGCATAACCTTCACGTATAAAACCACGTTTGCTTATTTGGAAGAGCTCCGCAGGGGCATGACACATTTTTTCTACTAGTTTTTCTAAAGTTATTTTTCCTTGTTTTACTTTTTCCAACATCATTTGCAGGCCATGTTGCACAAGTGGCAAACCTGCGGGAGATTTCGTATAAACTTGCTGCTTTTCTTCCCAAGTATGTGGAGCATGATCGGTAGCTATAATATCAATTCTATCATCCAAAACCGCTGCAAAAACTGCATCTCTGTCACTTGCTGTTTTAATGGCAGGATTACATTTTATTTGATTGCCCAACGTATGATAATCTTCATCGCAAAACCATAAGTGATGCACACAAGCTTCGGCAGTAATTTTTTTATCTTTGAGTGGAATGGTATTATCAAATAATTCCAATTCTTTTTGTGTAGTTATATGTAATATATGCAAACGTGTACCATGCTTCTTGGCCAAGTCAGCCGCCATTTTGCTTGAGGAATAACATGCTTCCGCATTGCGAATTACAGGATGAAATTGCGGTGGAATATCCTCACCATATTGTGCAATATATTTTTGCAAATTCGCTTTAACCATCACGTCGTTTTCACAATGTGTAGCAATTAGGGTAGGGGCGTTTGCAAATATTTTGGCCAGCAGATGTTCATCATCCACCAACATTTCACCCGTGGAAGAGCCCATAAATATTTTAATTCCACATACTTTTTTGGGATCAGTCCGCATGAGTTCATCATAATTGTGCAAACCTGTTCCCATAAAAAATGAATAGTTTGCAGGCGAACAATGTTTGGCAATCTGATATTTTTCTTCGAGCAATTCTTGGGTAAGTGCAGGTGGATTGGTATTGGGCATTTCCATAAATGTGGTCACGCCTCCTGCTACGGCAGCAATACTTTCGCTAGCAATGGTAGCTTTATGCGTAAGCCCAGGTTCACGGAAATGAACTTGGTCATCAATAAGTCCAGGCAGCAAGTGCAAACCTGAACACTCAATCACCTTATCTGCCAGCTCAGCACTGATACCTGCTGCATCAATACGATCTATTAAACCATCTTTCAACAGCACATCAGCAACAAGGCTGCGGCCTTCATTGACTATGGTGGGATTTTTCAACAAAATTTTCATACCAACACAAATTAAGGGAATATTGAGGCAACTTTGCAAATTATATTTAAAATATTTTTATGAGCGACAAAAATCAAACCTCGATGTTGCTGCCCGTTTTCCTCACGGTCTTTATAGACTTGGTCGGTTTGGGTATCATCATCCCGATTATTCCGGATTTGATTTTGGACTTCCGCCATAAGAATGACCTGCTCGCAGGCATCGGTATCGACGAAAGATATATTATACTTGGTTTCCTACTTTCCAGTTTCCCTATCGCACAGTTTTTTGGAGCACCCATACTTGGTGCACTCAGTGACCGTTTCGGGCGAAAACCAATTCTTATTATATCATTAATTGGTACTTTGTTGGGTTATATAGTTTTTGCCATCGGTATTGCAGAACAAGATATATATATATTATTTGCCTCACGCATGTTGGATGGATTTACTGGTGGAAATATTGCTATTATCATGTCGAGTATTTCTGATGTGAGCGATGTAAAAACAAAAACAAAAAACTTCGGATTGGTAGGAATGGCCTTTGGTTTGGGATTTATATTAGGACCTTATATAGGAGGCAAATTTTCAAAACCTGAATTTGCAAATTGGTTCAATGATTTAACTGGCTTGCATGTTTCAAATTTGTCCATGCCCTTTTGGTTTGCCGCCCTGCTGTGTACTTTAAATATTTTATTTGTAATATATATGTTTCGAGAGACCTTGATTGGACGACGGCATACGCCTATTTCATTGACCACAGGTTTCAAAAATATATATAAGGCTTTCAAAATGCCCAACCTGAGAACGCTGATGATAGTGTCGTTTTTATTTATATTGGGATTCAATTTCTATACACAATTTTTTAGTCCGTATGTGATGAAAAAATTTAATTGGGATATCGAAAATGTCGGTGACTTTTTTGCCTTTATTGGCTTGTGCAGTGCGTTGGGACAAGGATTTATTGTACGCAGATTTTCGGGTAAAGTAGCCCCACAAAAAATATTAAATATATCATTATTGGTGATGGCAGCAGGAATATTTTGCCAAATACTGCCTGAACCGGGTAATGATTATCAATTATTTTTAGCGGTTCCTTTTATCGCTTTATCACAAGGATTTTCTACACCCAATATGAATACTTTAATTTCTATGCAAGCAGATGCAAAAACACAAGGAGAAATATTCGGCATCAACCAAAGTATACAATCATTAGGCATGGCAATACCTGGAATTATAGCGGGTTATCTTTCTACCTATAGTGGAATGTTGCCCATCATCACCGCTACTGTTGTGATTTTATTGGGATGGGCAGTATTTAAATTTACCTATAAAGCAGTTAAATAATTATCATACTTTTTTTATATTTGAACTAATGAAAATAACAGAAAAAATAAGCATAGATGAATTTGATGGCAAACGCTTCCAAATAAGATTGGTAGAGCCAGTAACCAATAAGAAAGCAGTCCTTACTCATTTTCTACATAATTTGCAAAATGGAGCCTCAAAGCATTATAAAAAGGATGCAATGAAAGCACTAAAAGAATATATACTATACAAAAAAGAAGAGGAGAATTTGTCTTTGCTTGCTGAAGAAGCCTTGCAACAACTTTTATTTGAAGTTGAAAATGTACCGTTCCCTACACCAGAAAATTATACATTTAAATTCATTGACTTATTTGCTGGCATTGGAGGTTTCAGAATAGCTATGCAAAACTTGGGAGGGAAATGTGTTTTTACGAGTGAATGGGATAAAGAAGCTCAAAGGACTTATAAAGCTAATTTTGGAGAAGTTCCTTTTGGCGATATTACAAATGAAAAAATCAAGAATTATATACCTGATAATTTCGATTTGCTTTGTGCTGGTTTTCCTTGTCAAGCATTCTCAATTGCTGGTAAACGAGGTGGCTTTGAAGATACCAGAGGCACATTGTTTTTTGATGTAGCCGAAATAATTAAAAGGAAAAGGCCGAAAGCAATATTCTTAGAGAATGTAAAAGGTTTGAGAAATCATAATGGTGGAAGAACATTAGAAACTATATTAAATGTTTTACGAAATGATTTAGGTTATTTCGTGCCCGAGCCACAAATAATAAACGCCAAAGAATTTGGTGTGCCCCAAAATAGAGAGCGGATTTATATTGTTGGATTTCGAAAAGATTTAAATATTGATAAATTTGAATATCCTAAAGCTCAACAAAAGCAAATAAAATTTGCAAGTGTAAAAGAGAAAAAAGTCGTACCAACTAAATATTATTTGTCTACTCAATATGTTCAGACTTTGATAAATCATAAAGAAAGACATGAAAGTAAAGGTAATGGTTTTGGATATGCAATTATACCTGATGACGGAATTGCAAATTCGATTGTTGTTGGAGGAATGGGTAGAGAAAGAAATTTAGTAATAGATAATCGTATTACAGATTATACTCCAACTACACATATCAAAGGAGTTGTGAATAGAGAAGGAATTAGAAAAATGACTCCTAGGGAGTGGGCCAGACTACAGGGATTTCCAGATAAATATATAATTCCAGTAGCAGACGCATCTGCATACAAACAATTTGGTAACTCTGTTGCGATACCTGCAATTCAAGCAACAGCAAAAAATATAATTCAAGTAATCGGAGTCAAAAATGTTAACAGGAAATAAAGGAGAATGGAGTGAGATATATGTCTTTCTGAAATTACTTGCAGATGGTAGATTAAATGCGGCTGACTCGAATTTGAATATCCTTCCCGATGTATATTATCCTATTATCAAGATATTACGTCAAGAAAGTGGGATTTTAAGAGAATATATTGTAGACCAACAAATCAAAATAATAGATGGTAGTAACGGAAGTGAATTATTTAATTTAAATGTTTCTGAATTTGTTAATCGGTCGATTGACTTATTTGCTAAACTTAGAAATTCTGAAGGAAGAAGTTTTCAATTTGAAGATATAGAAGAATTTTTAAGTAGTATTGATGTAAACTCATTGACAGCAGTGAGCACTGATAAGTCAGATATCAATATAATAGTACACGATCTAAGTACGGGTCTGAAACCAAAACTTGGGTTTAGTATTAAATCAATGCTTGGTGGAAGTTCAACATTGTTCAATCCTGGAAATACGACAAATTTTATTTTTGAAATAATTGGGATGGGGGAATTAAATTTTATGGAAATAAATGAAATAGTATCAGAACCTAAAATTACAAATAGAATCTCAAAGTTTAAAAGTATGGGGTTTAATCTAAAATTTGTAAATATTCAATCCTCAACTTTACAATTAAATTTGCAACTAATTGATGGTAGCCTGCCTGAAATATTAGCAGAATTACTATTATTAAGATATGCGTCCTTTGGGTCACCTGTATTGTCAGTTTTATTAGCCCAACTTACAGAGATCAATCCATTAAATTTTGATTTATCAATGGGGCACCCATTTTATGAATATAAGGTTAAGAATTTCTTAACAGATAGTGCCCTCGGTATGACACCAGCGACAACATGGACAGGTAAATATGATGCAACAGGTGGTATTATTATTGTAAAAAGTGATGGTGAACTAGTTTGTTATCATATATATAATAGGAATGAATTTCAAACATATTTGTTGAACAATACAAAATTAGAACAGGCTAGTACATCTAGATATAATTTTGGGGAGTTGTATCAAGATAATGGGAGATTCTTTATTAAATTAAATCTCCAAATTAGATTTAAAGCAGTTAAATAATTATCATACTTTGTTACAATCTATCTACATAAAAAACTTTGCATTGATTGATGAAATTCAAATTGAATTTTGTGCAGGATTTAATATTATAACAGGCGAAACAGGTTCGGGAAAATCCATTGTACTTGGTGCATTGGGCTTGGTTTTGGGCGAACGTGCAGATACTTCGGTCATTAATAAAAACAGCGATAAATGTATTATTGAAGCACAATTTGTAGTTGATAAAAATATACGATATATATTCGATACGCATGAGCTCGATTTTGATGCGACTTGTATATTGAGAAGAGAGATAAACAATCTCGGAAAATCAAGAGCGTTTGTGAATGACACACCCGTAAATATTTCTGTATTAAAAGAGATTGGTTCGTATTTAATTGATATGGTTTCGCAGCATGAAACTTTGGAGTTAAACCAAAACAAATTCCAAATGGAAACTCTGGATGCCGCTGCTGATAATGGAAATCTGTTTGTAGAATATTCTCAAAACTATCATAGTATTAAAACTGCAGAGAAGAAATTAACAGACTTGCAAACAAAAGAAAGCAATATTAAAAACGAACAAGACTATATACAATTTTTGCTGAATGAATTTGCCGAAGCTAAAATAAAGGCAGGCGAAGAGACCCAACTGGAGCAGGATTTGAATACTTTAGAACATGCAGGAAGTATTATAGAAGAAAGTTCAAATATTATTCAAACACTGAAAGAATCTGACTTTAATATAATAGCGATGCTGAAAGAAGTTTTGCAAAAAACATTGCAACTTTCAAAATATAATCAGAGTTTTGAGGAATTACATAACCGCATTAAGTCAGTACAAATAGAATTGGATGATATTGCTGCTGAAATAGAAAATACGGCCGAGAAAACACAAGCAAACCCTCAGCAGCAGCAGCTTTTAAAAGAGCGTTTGGATTTGATAAACCATTTGCTCAATAAGCATCGGGCAAAAACGACGGAAGAATTATTATATATAAAAAATGAACTTTCTGGCAAGAACGATGATATAGAATCATTGGGGAAAGATATTATAGTTTTGCAAAAGGAAATCGAGCTATTATATAATACTTTAAATGCTTTTGCTACTAAATTGTCCGAACGCAGAAAGAAAGCTGCAACCCAAGCAGAGAAGGGCATTAACGAATTGATGAAGCAAGCAGGTTTGCAAAATGCGATATTTAAAATTGAACTTTTGCAACTTACTGAACCCAATCAATACGGAATAGATGCTGTGGACTTTCTATTTGCAGCCAACAAAGGTTCTAATTTTTTACCCGTCAGCAAAACCGCTTCTGGCGGCGAACTTGGCCGGTTGATGCTCTGTATAAAAACATATATCGCAGGCAAAACAAAATTAGCGACTATGATATTTGATGAGATAGATACAGGAATCTCGGGCGAAACTGCTATACAAATTGGTCGCCTCATGCAAACACTTTCTAACAATCATCAATTAATTGCAGTTACCCACCTTCCACAAATTGCTGCCCGTGCCGAGAATCATTATAAAGTATATAAAGAAGTAGGAAGTAAAAATACAATTACAAAACTTGAGCAGTTAGATAAGAAACAGAGATTGCAGGAACTGGCCCACATGCTTGGTGGGGAGAACTATAGTGATAAAACATTGGCCGCCGCGAAGGAATTGATGAGGTAGGATTTAGGAGTAAGGAATAGGGAGTAAGGAGCTTACGCCAAATAGCACTTTCTCCTTATCCCTTCGTACTTTTTCACAAATCAAACTTAATCCCTTGCGATAACGGTAATTCCGTTCCATAATTAATAGTATTTGTTTGTCTACGCATATAAGCTTTCCAGGCATCGCTGCCGCTTTCACGACCACCGCCAGTTTCTTTTTCGCCACCAAATGCTCCGCCAATTTCGGCACCGCTGGTTCCAATATTTACGTTGGCAATTCCACAATCGGAGCCTGCAACAGTGAGGAATTTTTCGGTTTCTAAAATGTTTTGTGAGAATATAGAACTGCTCAAACCTTGGCGTACGCCATTCTGCAGGGCTATAGCTTCGTCAACAGTATTATACTTCATGATATATAATATAGGAGCAAAAGTTTCATGTTGTACGATATCCCAATCGTTTTTCGCTTCTATAATACATGGATTCACATAACAATCGGATGGCATATTTTCTATAATAGTTCCACCACATAATATATTACCGCCAAGTTCTTTTGCACGGGCAACCGCATTCAAGAAACTTGTTACTGCATCATTATCAATGAGTGGACCAACCAAAATTCCATCTTCTACTGGGTTGCCAATCCTTATATGTTTATATGCATTTAATATTTTTTCTTTGAGCGTATCATATATACTTTCATGTATAATAAGTCTACGAGTAGTAGTGCAACGTTGGCCGCAAGTTCCTACAGCACCAAAGATGATAGCACGCAAAGCCATTTCTAAATCGGCATGTTGCGAAACAATGATGGCATTATTTCCACCAAGTTCTAATAAACTTTTTCCCAGTCGAGCACCCACAGCAGCACCTACTTTTTTGCCCATCCGTGTAGAACCAGTTGCCGAAACCAAAGGAACATTTTCATCGTTGCTCATTAGTTCGCCAATTCTGTAATCACCTATAATAAGATTAAACACAC from Bacteroidota bacterium harbors:
- a CDS encoding COX15/CtaA family protein, yielding MTDKKLSQRPIAIWLLVGVSMIMIQVLLGGITRLTGSGLSITRWDLVTGSLPPMDDTQWEQAFEGYKQTAQFKTINSSFTVSDFKYIYFWEWLHRVWARFIGIVFIIPFIIFILQKRFQKWMVNPLLVLFGLGALQGLVGWIMVATGLHGSNLLYVRHYELATHFMLALIVLCYTFWFAMKMLVKEEYRINSKPLYKLSISIIVLLTVQLIYGAFMAGLKAGTFAPTWPDINTAIIPSGDILFKKSPSIINIFENEIMIQFIHRGLAYILFIMICLWTYRAYKNANPDSYRDKLFNKTKWLPLAVVSLQIVLGVFTVLHSGIKQELLWLGVSHQFVAMMLLLVMVWESYIVRINKR
- a CDS encoding dihydroorotase, whose translation is MKILLKNPTIVNEGRSLVADVLLKDGLIDRIDAAGISAELADKVIECSGLHLLPGLIDDQVHFREPGLTHKATIASESIAAVAGGVTTFMEMPNTNPPALTQELLEEKYQIAKHCSPANYSFFMGTGLHNYDELMRTDPKKVCGIKIFMGSSTGEMLVDDEHLLAKIFANAPTLIATHCENDVMVKANLQKYIAQYGEDIPPQFHPVIRNAEACYSSSKMAADLAKKHGTRLHILHITTQKELELFDNTIPLKDKKITAEACVHHLWFCDEDYHTLGNQIKCNPAIKTASDRDAVFAAVLDDRIDIIATDHAPHTWEEKQQVYTKSPAGLPLVQHGLQMMLEKVKQGKITLEKLVEKMCHAPAELFQISKRGFIREGYAADLVLVDLNQYYIVTKENILYKCGWSPLENTTFSSTILYTFVNGEMVFDNGNLHAVLAGQRLEFER
- a CDS encoding MFS transporter yields the protein MSDKNQTSMLLPVFLTVFIDLVGLGIIIPIIPDLILDFRHKNDLLAGIGIDERYIILGFLLSSFPIAQFFGAPILGALSDRFGRKPILIISLIGTLLGYIVFAIGIAEQDIYILFASRMLDGFTGGNIAIIMSSISDVSDVKTKTKNFGLVGMAFGLGFILGPYIGGKFSKPEFANWFNDLTGLHVSNLSMPFWFAALLCTLNILFVIYMFRETLIGRRHTPISLTTGFKNIYKAFKMPNLRTLMIVSFLFILGFNFYTQFFSPYVMKKFNWDIENVGDFFAFIGLCSALGQGFIVRRFSGKVAPQKILNISLLVMAAGIFCQILPEPGNDYQLFLAVPFIALSQGFSTPNMNTLISMQADAKTQGEIFGINQSIQSLGMAIPGIIAGYLSTYSGMLPIITATVVILLGWAVFKFTYKAVK
- a CDS encoding DNA cytosine methyltransferase; protein product: MKITEKISIDEFDGKRFQIRLVEPVTNKKAVLTHFLHNLQNGASKHYKKDAMKALKEYILYKKEEENLSLLAEEALQQLLFEVENVPFPTPENYTFKFIDLFAGIGGFRIAMQNLGGKCVFTSEWDKEAQRTYKANFGEVPFGDITNEKIKNYIPDNFDLLCAGFPCQAFSIAGKRGGFEDTRGTLFFDVAEIIKRKRPKAIFLENVKGLRNHNGGRTLETILNVLRNDLGYFVPEPQIINAKEFGVPQNRERIYIVGFRKDLNIDKFEYPKAQQKQIKFASVKEKKVVPTKYYLSTQYVQTLINHKERHESKGNGFGYAIIPDDGIANSIVVGGMGRERNLVIDNRITDYTPTTHIKGVVNREGIRKMTPREWARLQGFPDKYIIPVADASAYKQFGNSVAIPAIQATAKNIIQVIGVKNVNRK
- a CDS encoding HpaII family restriction endonuclease — its product is MLTGNKGEWSEIYVFLKLLADGRLNAADSNLNILPDVYYPIIKILRQESGILREYIVDQQIKIIDGSNGSELFNLNVSEFVNRSIDLFAKLRNSEGRSFQFEDIEEFLSSIDVNSLTAVSTDKSDINIIVHDLSTGLKPKLGFSIKSMLGGSSTLFNPGNTTNFIFEIIGMGELNFMEINEIVSEPKITNRISKFKSMGFNLKFVNIQSSTLQLNLQLIDGSLPEILAELLLLRYASFGSPVLSVLLAQLTEINPLNFDLSMGHPFYEYKVKNFLTDSALGMTPATTWTGKYDATGGIIIVKSDGELVCYHIYNRNEFQTYLLNNTKLEQASTSRYNFGELYQDNGRFFIKLNLQIRFKAVK
- the recN gene encoding DNA repair protein RecN encodes the protein MLQSIYIKNFALIDEIQIEFCAGFNIITGETGSGKSIVLGALGLVLGERADTSVINKNSDKCIIEAQFVVDKNIRYIFDTHELDFDATCILRREINNLGKSRAFVNDTPVNISVLKEIGSYLIDMVSQHETLELNQNKFQMETLDAAADNGNLFVEYSQNYHSIKTAEKKLTDLQTKESNIKNEQDYIQFLLNEFAEAKIKAGEETQLEQDLNTLEHAGSIIEESSNIIQTLKESDFNIIAMLKEVLQKTLQLSKYNQSFEELHNRIKSVQIELDDIAAEIENTAEKTQANPQQQQLLKERLDLINHLLNKHRAKTTEELLYIKNELSGKNDDIESLGKDIIVLQKEIELLYNTLNAFATKLSERRKKAATQAEKGINELMKQAGLQNAIFKIELLQLTEPNQYGIDAVDFLFAANKGSNFLPVSKTASGGELGRLMLCIKTYIAGKTKLATMIFDEIDTGISGETAIQIGRLMQTLSNNHQLIAVTHLPQIAARAENHYKVYKEVGSKNTITKLEQLDKKQRLQELAHMLGGENYSDKTLAAAKELMR
- a CDS encoding aldehyde dehydrogenase family protein, with the protein product MDIQSILKQLHINELNLSSSTGLQWFGDSNTETKDIISPVDGKKIATVKMAGEAEYKHIITESQKAFSYWRSVPAPKRGEIVRQYGNILREYKEPLGKLVSYEMGKLLQEGLGEVQEMIDICDFAVGLSRQLYGLTMHSERPNHRMYEQWHPLGAVGIISAFNFPVAVWSWNAMLAAVCGDVCIWKPSEKTPLTAIACQHLLSKVLQENKIPEGVFNLIIGDYRIGELMSNDENVPLVSATGSTRMGKKVGAAVGARLGKSLLELGGNNAIIVSQHADLEMALRAIIFGAVGTCGQRCTTTRRLIIHESIYDTLKEKILNAYKHIRIGNPVEDGILVGPLIDNDAVTSFLNAVARAKELGGNILCGGTIIENMPSDCYVNPCIIEAKNDWDIVQHETFAPILYIMKYNTVDEAIALQNGVRQGLSSSIFSQNILETEKFLTVAGSDCGIANVNIGTSGAEIGGAFGGEKETGGGRESGSDAWKAYMRRQTNTINYGTELPLSQGIKFDL